AGTCTCGATCGCGAGATAAAGCGCGGGCACGGACACCACCGATACGTTGCGGGTCGTTACGGTCTGCATAAGCGCCTCCAGGTTTGAGCGACCCAGAGAGCTTACATCGTGGCGGCCCGCTTTTACATGGTATCTGAGGCCAAGCGACACCGCACTCGCCCTAACGCCGTACCTTGCGGGTCGAAGGATCTCGCCGCGGGCACGTACAAACCCGGGCGCGGCAGCGGTCCCCGAAGCCGAAGCCGAGGCCCCGGCTGCCGTGGGGCCCTCACCCGGCCGCGCTGACACGCGTGCCACCCTCTCCCACAAACAGCGTGGGAGAGGGGGTACACACCAGGCTGGGGCGAGGCCTCGGCCCTGCTGGGGCGACTGAAGTCGCGGCAATGACGGCCCGAAGTCCGCCTTCGCGGACTGCATGCGTGTCGGGTGCTCGGGGCCAGCCGGAGCGCGATCGAATTCTCCCCTCTCCCGCTCGCGGGAGAGGGGCCGGGGGTGAGGGCAGCCGAGGAATGCGCCGGCCGATTCGAAACGTACCGAGCCCCGGACAGCAGCCTCCGCCCGTGCACCGGACGCGGCGTATCACACCGGGCTGGCTCCCTTCCCCCGCGGCAGTTTGCGGGGGAAGGGCTGGGGATGGGGGGCGGCAGGGGTCCGCACCACACCCAGCCTCATCCGGCATGAAGTCCTCCCCTCTCCGCACGCAGTGTGTGCGGGGAGGGGCCGGGGGAGGGGCACCCCGGGACCCTGCATCCAGTGTGATCCACGCTAAGCACACACCACATGACCGAACCGCGGCACGAGCACGGCTGGCTGAGCGTCTACCTGTTCATCAACGGCTGGATCTACGCCCCCGAGTGCGACCAGGTGGTCACCAACCACGTCGAGCCGTTCGTCCGCCGCTGCATGGCCGAGGGCTGGGCCGATCAGCACTTCTTCATCCGCTACAGCGAGCACGGCCCGCACGTGCGCCTGCGCCTGCACGGACGCACCGACGTGCTCGAAGGGACCGTGTGGCCCGCGCTGGTGGAGCACGTGCGCGCATCGCATCCGCACGTGCGGGTGGACGAGCTTCCCGAGACGCCCTCGTACAGCCGCGTCGACGACCAGCCCGCGGGGGTGACGCACCTGGCGCGCGTGGCGTACGAGCCGGAAACCCAGCGTTACGGCGGCCCCGACGCGCTGGCGGTCGCCGAGCGGTTGTTCCAGGACTCCAGCGACGCGGCGTACGCGCTCGTGGCGCGCATGGGCGGCGAGCGGCCGTCGCGGCTGGGCAAGGGGCTGCTCTCCACCGTGATGGCCTGCCACGTCTTCTGCGAAACCCGCGAGCGCGCCACCACGTTCGCCCACACCTACTCCACCAGCTACCTGCGCTCGCTCGCCCGCGAAGACGAAGGGCGCGAGACGTTCATCAGCGCCTTCGACCGCGGGTACGAGCAGCAGGCAGACACCCTCGCGGCGTACGTCCACGAGGTGTGGGAGCGGATGGACGAGGGCGAGGAGCTGTCCGAGACGCTGGATCGCTACGGCGAGGGACTCAGGGCGCGCCGGGCCGAGCTGCGGGCGCTGTTCGACGAGGGCCGGGTGCAGGTGGCCGGACAGCCGGTGGACGACTGCCAGCGGGTGGTGGGCGGCATCGTCCCCAGCTACGTGCACATGATGAACAACCGCCTGGGCATCACCATCCAGGAAGAAAGCTACCTTGGATACCTGGTCCACCGCGCGCTCCAAAGCCCCGCCGCGGCGGCCGAGGCCTGAGCCCCGCGGCCCGATCCTGCTTTCGGCATCCACAAGGACCGTTTCTCGATGGATACGCAGCACCGCACGGACGAGCCCCGCACCGAAGCGCTGATGGCGGCGGCACAGG
This window of the Longimicrobium sp. genome carries:
- a CDS encoding thiopeptide-type bacteriocin biosynthesis protein; the protein is MTEPRHEHGWLSVYLFINGWIYAPECDQVVTNHVEPFVRRCMAEGWADQHFFIRYSEHGPHVRLRLHGRTDVLEGTVWPALVEHVRASHPHVRVDELPETPSYSRVDDQPAGVTHLARVAYEPETQRYGGPDALAVAERLFQDSSDAAYALVARMGGERPSRLGKGLLSTVMACHVFCETRERATTFAHTYSTSYLRSLAREDEGRETFISAFDRGYEQQADTLAAYVHEVWERMDEGEELSETLDRYGEGLRARRAELRALFDEGRVQVAGQPVDDCQRVVGGIVPSYVHMMNNRLGITIQEESYLGYLVHRALQSPAAAAEA